The following proteins come from a genomic window of Gynuella sunshinyii YC6258:
- the argS gene encoding arginine--tRNA ligase, with translation MNIRALLSEKVAAAMAAAGIPAEFGPNLALSKNPQFGDYQANGAMAAAKAMKSNPRQIADSIIQHLDLTGLADKVEIAGPGFINIYLSSAWLAGISEEISTDAHLTVQAAEPAQTIVIDYSAPNLAKEMHVGHLRSTIIGDAMARLSEFLGHRVVRQNHIGDWGTQFGMLIAELEETLSETSQSFQLKDLESFYQQAKKHFDEDPAFADKAREYVVRLQRGDEGVYALWQQFIQLSLAHSEELYERLNVSLSREDVRGESYYNDQLASTVADLEAKGLVVEDQGAKVAFLEEFADKDGKPGAYIVQKQGGGFLYATTDLAAMQFRIQTLKADRILIFTDARQGLHFKQLFTLSRKAGYAPDAVELVHCAFGMMMGADGKPFKTRSGGTVKLAELVDEAIERSEKLVAEKNPELDAEQQQEVARKVAIGAVKYADLSKTRTNDYVFNWDAMLSFEGNTAPYLQYAYTRIQSIFRKAGESDAYLRAAIVLEHEQERALALKLAQFEEVLLQVYREAMPHSLCAYLYDLAGLTMSFYENCAILKEGVDPAVRDSRLRLSHGVASTLRCGLDLLGIEVMERM, from the coding sequence ATGAATATTAGAGCGTTATTGAGTGAAAAAGTGGCGGCGGCGATGGCGGCGGCAGGTATTCCTGCTGAATTTGGCCCGAATCTGGCGCTGAGCAAGAATCCGCAATTCGGTGATTATCAGGCCAATGGAGCCATGGCCGCGGCCAAGGCCATGAAAAGCAATCCTCGCCAGATCGCAGACAGTATCATTCAACACCTGGATCTGACTGGTCTGGCCGATAAAGTTGAAATCGCCGGACCGGGTTTCATCAATATTTATCTGTCCTCTGCCTGGCTGGCTGGCATCAGCGAGGAGATCAGCACCGATGCCCACTTGACCGTTCAGGCAGCGGAGCCGGCGCAGACCATTGTCATCGATTATTCCGCACCCAATCTGGCCAAGGAGATGCACGTAGGGCATCTGCGTTCCACCATTATTGGTGATGCCATGGCCCGTCTCAGTGAGTTTCTGGGTCATCGGGTGGTTCGCCAGAACCATATCGGAGACTGGGGTACTCAGTTCGGCATGTTGATTGCCGAACTGGAAGAGACTCTGTCTGAGACCTCACAATCATTCCAGCTCAAGGATCTGGAAAGCTTTTATCAGCAGGCCAAAAAACACTTTGATGAGGATCCGGCATTTGCCGACAAGGCCCGTGAATATGTGGTCAGACTGCAACGCGGTGATGAGGGTGTGTATGCCTTATGGCAGCAGTTCATTCAGTTGTCGCTGGCACACAGTGAGGAGTTGTATGAACGCCTCAATGTTTCCTTGAGCCGCGAGGATGTGCGTGGCGAAAGTTATTATAACGATCAGCTGGCCAGCACCGTGGCCGATCTCGAAGCCAAAGGGCTGGTGGTTGAGGATCAGGGGGCCAAGGTGGCGTTTCTGGAAGAGTTTGCTGATAAAGACGGCAAACCCGGTGCCTACATCGTGCAGAAACAGGGGGGTGGTTTTCTCTATGCCACGACCGATCTGGCCGCCATGCAGTTTCGGATTCAAACCCTCAAGGCTGATCGCATTCTGATTTTTACGGATGCCCGGCAGGGACTGCACTTTAAACAGTTATTCACGCTCTCGCGCAAAGCTGGCTATGCGCCCGATGCGGTGGAACTGGTGCATTGCGCTTTCGGAATGATGATGGGAGCCGATGGCAAACCGTTCAAAACCCGCAGTGGTGGCACGGTGAAACTGGCCGAGCTGGTGGATGAGGCCATTGAGCGTTCCGAAAAACTGGTGGCGGAAAAGAATCCGGAGCTGGACGCTGAACAGCAGCAGGAAGTGGCCCGTAAAGTGGCCATAGGCGCGGTGAAATACGCCGATCTGTCAAAAACCCGGACCAACGATTATGTCTTCAACTGGGATGCCATGCTCAGTTTTGAGGGTAATACCGCACCTTACCTGCAATATGCCTATACCCGGATACAGTCGATTTTCCGTAAGGCTGGTGAGTCTGATGCCTACCTGCGCGCTGCGATTGTTCTGGAACACGAGCAGGAACGCGCGCTGGCATTAAAACTGGCGCAGTTTGAGGAAGTACTGTTGCAGGTTTACCGCGAAGCCATGCCGCATTCTCTGTGTGCTTACCTCTATGATCTGGCCGGTCTGACCATGAGCTTCTATGAAAACTGCGCCATTCTCAAAGAGGGTGTTGATCCAGCGGTACGTGACAGCCGTCTGCGGTTGTCTCACGGCGTTGCCAGTACCCTGCGTTGTGGGCTTGATCTGCTGGGTATTGAAGTCATGGAACGGATGTAA